Proteins from one Staphylococcus sp. IVB6214 genomic window:
- a CDS encoding cyclic-di-AMP receptor — protein MKMIIAIVQDQDSQELSDQLVKHNFRATKLATTGGFLRAGNTTFLCGVDDARVDEILDLINATCGNREQLVSPITPMGGSADSYIPYPVEVEVGGATVFVMPVDAFHQF, from the coding sequence ATGAAAATGATTATAGCGATTGTTCAAGACCAAGATAGCCAAGAACTTTCGGATCAACTTGTAAAACATAATTTTCGTGCAACAAAATTAGCGACGACTGGTGGCTTTTTACGTGCAGGAAATACAACGTTTTTATGTGGTGTAGACGATGCACGCGTTGATGAGATTTTAGATTTGATTAATGCGACGTGTGGTAACAGAGAACAGCTTGTTTCTCCAATTACACCGATGGGCGGAAGTGCAGATTCCTATATTCCATATCCTGTTGAAGTGGAAGTAGGCGGGGCAACAGTTTTTGTGATGCCAGTAGATGCCTTTCATCAATTTTAA
- a CDS encoding DNA polymerase III subunit delta' yields MTEIERLTAAHRNGKLSHAYLFEGNDAEAMSATALAFAQLILCQDHEVCRMKVEMRNHPDFHYVQTDEANIKKDQIEALVHHMNRLPIESDYKVYVIQDFEKLTVQGENSILKFLEEPPEKTVAILLSTKPEQILDTIHSRCQHVYFKPMSRTDFVSYLETHADFSRPIAALMSTYTTQVEVARQLAENYELAPLRQATIQWCDKLVRQPDMALIGVIDLLKQAKNRQLQQLVLAAVNAYFQDILYTKVGMPEKVIFTELEESYQEMVHQLNYRQLTHVVEIITEAHKKLTQNVNPTLVFEQIVIKMKG; encoded by the coding sequence ATGACAGAAATAGAACGTTTGACGGCGGCGCATCGCAATGGGAAATTGTCGCATGCTTATTTGTTTGAAGGCAATGATGCAGAAGCGATGTCAGCAACAGCTTTAGCGTTTGCACAACTCATTTTGTGTCAAGATCATGAAGTGTGTCGTATGAAGGTAGAGATGCGCAATCATCCTGATTTTCATTATGTGCAAACAGATGAAGCGAATATCAAGAAGGATCAGATTGAAGCATTGGTCCACCATATGAATCGCCTACCGATAGAAAGTGACTATAAAGTTTATGTCATTCAAGATTTTGAAAAATTAACGGTGCAAGGTGAAAATAGCATTTTGAAATTTTTAGAAGAGCCACCCGAAAAGACAGTGGCCATTCTGTTATCAACCAAGCCAGAACAAATATTGGACACGATCCATTCACGTTGCCAACATGTTTATTTTAAACCGATGTCACGTACAGATTTCGTCTCATATTTGGAGACGCATGCAGACTTTTCAAGGCCAATAGCAGCGTTGATGAGTACGTATACGACACAAGTCGAGGTGGCACGTCAATTGGCAGAAAACTATGAATTGGCACCGCTCAGACAAGCGACGATACAGTGGTGTGATAAGCTTGTTAGACAACCAGATATGGCGTTGATTGGTGTGATTGACCTATTGAAACAGGCCAAGAATAGACAGTTGCAACAACTAGTATTAGCTGCTGTAAATGCTTATTTTCAAGATATTCTGTATACCAAAGTAGGTATGCCAGAAAAAGTAATTTTTACAGAACTAGAAGAAAGTTATCAAGAGATGGTGCATCAATTAAATTATCGTCAACTCACGCATGTCGTTGAGATCATAACTGAAGCCCACAAAAAGTTAACGCAAAACGTTAATCCAACGCTCGTATTTGAGCAAATTGTTATTAAGATGAAAGGGTGA
- a CDS encoding stage 0 sporulation family protein — MYLVVGIYFEKTNTLEYYAPIDDVMTEGAHVVVESHRGIEMGVIKYAPKWVDEADVVLPLKEILRVATEKDMEAYRYNEEKAAQAFELCREYVQTLGLDMRLVNCEYTLDRAKVIFNFTADERIDFRKLVRMLAQKLKTRIELRQIGVRDEAKLLGGIGPCGRSLCCATFLGDFEPVSIKMAKDQNLSLNPTKISGACGRLMCCLKYENDFYESARASLPDIGASVETPEGTGEVVGLNIIDVTMQVRLECDNQLMEYHIEELELLK, encoded by the coding sequence GTGTACCTTGTTGTTGGAATATACTTTGAAAAGACAAATACATTGGAATATTATGCACCAATCGATGACGTGATGACTGAAGGAGCACACGTGGTAGTGGAATCACATCGTGGTATCGAGATGGGTGTGATTAAATATGCGCCGAAATGGGTCGATGAAGCAGATGTTGTCTTGCCACTAAAAGAGATTCTGCGTGTAGCAACTGAGAAAGATATGGAAGCATACCGCTACAATGAAGAAAAGGCAGCGCAGGCGTTTGAGTTGTGCAGAGAGTACGTTCAAACACTTGGTTTAGATATGAGATTGGTCAATTGTGAATATACGTTAGATCGTGCCAAAGTGATTTTTAATTTCACAGCGGATGAGCGTATTGATTTCCGTAAACTAGTACGTATGTTAGCACAAAAACTTAAAACACGTATCGAACTGCGTCAGATTGGTGTGCGTGATGAAGCGAAACTGCTCGGTGGTATCGGACCGTGTGGACGTTCGCTTTGTTGTGCGACATTTCTAGGTGACTTTGAGCCGGTTTCGATCAAAATGGCAAAGGATCAAAATTTGTCATTAAACCCAACGAAAATTTCAGGTGCATGTGGACGTTTGATGTGCTGTTTGAAATATGAAAATGATTTTTATGAGTCCGCACGTGCAAGCTTACCAGATATCGGTGCGTCTGTTGAAACACCAGAAGGTACGGGAGAAGTTGTAGGACTCAATATTATAGATGTAACGATGCAAGTTCGTTTAGAGTGTGATAATCAATTGATGGAATATCATATTGAAGAATTAGAGTTATTAAAGTAA
- the yabA gene encoding DNA replication initiation control protein YabA — protein sequence MDRNELFNHLTQLENNVNRIQEDMQALKSLTVALVEENVALQIENDNLKTLMNQEPDATPVERVSDEPEEKKTPQKKQLQSREYFATLYHEGFHICHDVFGKHRNGQDCIFCMNILNDKL from the coding sequence TTGGATCGAAATGAACTATTCAACCATTTGACACAGCTTGAGAACAATGTGAATCGTATCCAAGAAGATATGCAGGCGCTTAAATCTTTGACTGTTGCACTTGTGGAAGAGAATGTGGCGTTGCAAATAGAGAATGATAACTTGAAGACATTGATGAATCAAGAGCCTGATGCAACACCGGTTGAACGTGTGTCAGATGAACCGGAAGAGAAAAAAACACCGCAAAAGAAACAGCTTCAAAGTAGAGAATATTTTGCGACGTTATATCATGAAGGCTTCCATATTTGTCATGATGTATTCGGAAAGCACCGTAACGGTCAGGATTGTATTTTTTGTATGAATATTCTCAATGATAAGCTGTGA
- a CDS encoding tRNA1(Val) (adenine(37)-N6)-methyltransferase, which produces MLQSDERFDYLLKEDLRIIQNDAVFSFSTDALLLGHFTNVRKRDRILDMCTGNGVIPLLLSDKGQNEITGVEIQPQLVSMAQRSVAANNLSHRITIREMDINAIPRQFKPAQFDLITCNPPYFKANQVHQHQLEAHKIARHEIYCTLDDCLRVANHALKQGGRMVMVHRAERLLDVFTSMRHYQLEPKQLQMIYSKPGKDAQTIVVEARKGGNQGLHIAPPFYMYDDDDTYTSEMRRVYYG; this is translated from the coding sequence ATGCTACAAAGCGATGAAAGGTTCGATTATTTATTGAAAGAAGATCTGCGCATTATTCAAAATGATGCGGTCTTTTCTTTTTCAACAGATGCACTGTTACTTGGACACTTCACAAATGTCCGCAAGCGTGATCGTATTTTAGATATGTGTACAGGGAATGGTGTTATTCCATTACTCTTGTCAGATAAAGGGCAGAACGAGATTACAGGGGTAGAGATACAGCCGCAACTTGTCAGTATGGCTCAAAGAAGCGTTGCAGCAAATAACCTATCACATCGTATTACAATTCGAGAAATGGATATCAATGCGATACCCCGGCAGTTTAAACCTGCACAGTTTGACTTAATCACATGTAATCCACCTTATTTTAAGGCGAATCAAGTGCATCAGCATCAATTGGAAGCACATAAAATTGCGCGACATGAAATCTATTGTACGTTGGATGACTGTTTACGTGTGGCAAATCATGCCTTGAAACAAGGGGGGCGGATGGTGATGGTGCATCGAGCTGAAAGGCTATTAGATGTGTTTACTTCTATGCGGCACTATCAACTTGAGCCGAAGCAATTGCAGATGATTTACAGCAAGCCAGGAAAAGATGCGCAAACGATTGTAGTTGAAGCGCGCAAAGGTGGCAATCAAGGCTTACATATTGCACCACCTTTTTATATGTATGATGACGATGATACCTACACATCAGAAATGCGACGTGTATACTATGGTTAA
- a CDS encoding GIY-YIG nuclease family protein, translating into MVKHYTYMVECADRSLYTGYTTDLTARIHKHNEGKGAKYTKTRRPVRLKYYEIYETKSEALKREYAIKQLTRQQKIALIEER; encoded by the coding sequence ATGGTTAAACATTATACATATATGGTGGAATGTGCTGATCGTTCGCTTTATACAGGATACACGACAGATTTGACGGCACGCATACACAAACACAATGAGGGCAAAGGTGCCAAATATACAAAAACAAGACGTCCCGTACGTCTTAAATATTATGAAATTTACGAGACGAAGTCAGAAGCGCTAAAGCGTGAATATGCAATCAAACAGCTGACACGTCAACAAAAAATAGCGCTAATTGAGGAGCGATAG
- the rsmI gene encoding 16S rRNA (cytidine(1402)-2'-O)-methyltransferase → MAQLYLVGTPIGNLEDITFRAIRTLKEVSTIACEDTRVTRKLCHHFDIETPLKSYHEHNKEQMTDALIALLEEGQDVALVSDAGLPLISDPGYELVVRAREEGIHVVPIPGANAGLTALMASGLPSFTYTFLGFLPRKAREKLEVLRMRMFQESTLILYESPFRVKDTLQAIAEIDSERNVTLGRELTKKFEQIETNSVTELMSQLETSIPLKGEFVILIEGAAPQATTAWFESLTIKEHVEHYIVQQMKPKQAIKQVAQEREMPSKTIYNIYHDIEAQS, encoded by the coding sequence ATGGCACAGTTATATTTAGTAGGGACGCCGATTGGAAACTTGGAAGATATTACGTTTCGTGCGATTCGTACGTTGAAAGAAGTGTCTACCATTGCATGTGAAGACACACGTGTGACACGGAAGTTGTGTCATCATTTCGATATTGAGACGCCCTTGAAGTCATACCATGAGCATAATAAGGAGCAGATGACAGATGCGTTGATTGCGTTGCTAGAAGAAGGGCAAGATGTGGCGCTCGTTTCAGATGCCGGATTGCCGCTCATATCTGATCCGGGGTATGAACTAGTTGTACGTGCGAGAGAAGAAGGAATTCATGTCGTTCCCATTCCAGGTGCCAATGCAGGACTCACAGCACTTATGGCGAGTGGTCTTCCGTCGTTCACCTATACTTTTTTAGGATTTTTACCACGTAAAGCACGTGAAAAACTAGAAGTCTTGAGAATGAGAATGTTTCAAGAAAGTACACTCATCTTATATGAGTCGCCATTTCGTGTAAAAGATACGTTACAAGCGATTGCAGAGATAGATTCTGAGAGAAATGTAACATTAGGTCGTGAGCTAACGAAGAAGTTTGAACAGATTGAAACAAACTCTGTGACGGAACTGATGTCACAGTTGGAGACATCTATCCCATTAAAAGGGGAGTTTGTTATTTTGATCGAAGGGGCTGCGCCGCAAGCGACAACGGCATGGTTTGAATCACTGACCATCAAAGAACACGTCGAGCATTATATTGTACAACAAATGAAGCCTAAACAAGCGATTAAGCAGGTGGCGCAAGAACGAGAAATGCCATCTAAAACAATCTACAACATCTACCATGATATAGAAGCACAATCGTAG